TCCTCCTTATCACGCATTTTATTAGCGGAATAATAAATACCGCTCGGCAGGAAAACCCCAGTTTTAACTCCCTTTTTCATAGCAACTAAAGCCATTCGCTTATCGAATGCAGAGCCACCAAACAGAACACTATGATTGTTAACTTCGCAATAGTTTATTAGCTCATTGACGACAGACTTTTCTTCCTCGCTAGGCTTTGTTCCAGAGATTATAGCAATATCAAATTCTGTGGTTAAGTTCCCTAGAACCCAGAGATCTTTTTCTGTATAGCGTGTCAATCCAATCGGATAATGTTTTTCATTCTTCCTTACAAGTCTCACACCTAGATTCTTAAGTTCGGATATCTTTTCAGGCGTGATTGACAGATTTTTTCCAGCCTTTTTAGAAGCTTCAGGCTCAAACACAAGAATATTGTTTGACGTTTTTTCAAGATATTTTAGGATAAGCCGCTTAACTTCCCCCCAATCCAGGCCGCCATGTCCGCAGCCAAGAGCAGGTAATGTTATCGTCAACCCTTCTTTATTCTTTAAGTAATTAGAAAGCCAGATGAGGCCATCTTCAACATACTCATATTCAGAGGGGTTTCTCCAATGATTTTTTGTAGGGAAATTTATGATTTCAATCCCTTTCGAAAACATATCTCCTTGCTTCCAAACAGTAGGCTTTCCAGGGGCAATTTCTTTTTCTTTGCATTGCCGAGCATACTCCTTGAACATCTCAGGGTATTTTTTCTTGAAAGCTAGTGCCACACCAGCACCCATGACGCCAACGCAGTTGACCGTATTGATTCTAATGTCAGCATCAAAATCGAAGAAATCACCTTTAACAAACTCTAGCATGGACTATTGCACCCTAAAACATGAAGCATTCTGCTTTTTAAAGCTTCAATCGATTGCCCATGAGATATTACCCAAAACATATTGATTGAGTTCATGTCTGCCTTAGCAAGAGCTATAAGCATATTTAGATCGTTTTCATTTTCAATAACATCGGCCAATTGTTTTTCATCACGCCCTCTAGCAACAATATCTCCGATCAGATCATCATAGGTCACCAAAATGACTATTTTCCTTATTGATTCCTCACTAAGCCCTCCAATATCCTCAGTGAGGATTCTCTTTAACATAGGCAATGACTTCACGGCATGATCATTATCAGCCCGATTCATCCCATCTATCCCCCATCGAGATTTTGGTCCTTTTCCTATATCGTGCAAATACGCCGACAACAGAACAATTTCTTTATCCTCTTCTGATAGCTCATTATATTCGAGTAACTGATTAAGGCCTTCAGCTACTTTTCTGCTATGTGTGCCAACATCATCTGTATGTGGCCCGTAACTGGCTCTTAATCCATCAATATCATCAAGTTCTTTTATCGAAGAGAAGTTAATTGCTATAGCGTCTAGTGAGGCGCGAATACTTCCATATTTTTTGTGGCTACATGCACTTTCACATATTTCTGAAATAGTCTGTTCAACTTGACTTTTTAGAAATCTAGGACCAGTTATAATTGATTTTTTTCCGCCTTCGTAAAAATTAATGTAGTAGTGGTCTGTATCAAATTGGATTCTTGGGGGCTGTATTCCTTTAGCTAGGAATATCTTTTCCACTTCTCCCTTTATCCATTCATTCCAGACAACGATGTAAGAAACTTCGGAAATATCTACACTGTCAGGTATAAGCAGCTCTGCCATTTTCTGATGCCGATATTCATCTGTTGGGCATCCCCACTTTTTATCATCAATAGCACTCCAGTTTAAAGAGTCAAGCATATTTGCTGATGATAAATTATAAAATCTTGGAGGAGCATCTGTATTTGCGGAAGCGTCGGAAAATACAACTCCCGCTCTTTGTTCAAGAATCTCTATCGGAACTGCAAAATATAACAGTAGGGGCTGGTCTACATTCTTCTTATTAATTACACCAAGTTGCATGGATGTTTTTTTTGAAAAATAAAAAGGAACGTAGTCGTGAACAAACTTTCCTCCAGAGCACAGCACAGGCATAATGCTCCTTCTCCCTTGAATCCCTTGCTCAGCAATGTTCTCGTGAGATACCCCACGAGCATTCTTTAAGTTTGTACACAACAACCCACTATCAATGATCGATTCTAGGTTATCGATCAAAGTAAAATGATACGCGTATCTTCCTTTTAGTCCCTGTGGGATGCTCATAAGCTATTCCTCGCTAATCCGATGTTCGATTGGTGCCCTAACGCCAGAGCTGAGCCGCGTGTCCCCACGTCGGCTCGAGCTCCTTGTTGGGCGGTAACGCGACATACCCCGCATGCCGCTCAGGAAGCGCTCAAGGTATTGATCGCTCCAAGGATACAAAGCGCACGAATTCGGTAACACTACCTGAAAGAATGGGCTTCAATTCTTTGCGAACTTGCTCAAGGTTGAACTCAGGAGATGAGCCCAGGCAGAACACCGCCCCCTCTCTCTTGACTTCGGTGATGCTTGCAAGGGAATTTAACTCGCTCTCAATGCTCTGCAAGCAGGTTTCAACTTCCTCGTCCTCTGGCATGAAAGGTGCGGCTCTACTGAGATCGGCCTGGTCAATACGGCGAAGCGTAAGAACGTAGGTCATGTTATGCCTCAAGGCTTAAAGCGCTTTGTAGTATCCAGGCGGGCAATATGCCTGAGCAAACTGATAAAGCTGTCCCGAAATGTCAAAAGATTTCTTGCAGCTAACGGACTGCTGGGAATAAACCGGCTGTTGAGCAGATTGAGCCTGTCGCTTTTGAACGTTGAGTTGCTGCACCTTTAGAGAAAACTCTGCATCCTGCTGAAACCCAGGAACGTCAGGCCGCTGTAAGGTCTGCCGCACACCATCAGGAAATTCCTGCATCGACACTGATCCATACAGTTCCCGGGCACCACTCGACCAATTCGCACTGCAAGAACGCAAACTGAGATAATTCTGTTGCTTTACCTCACTGTCGTAATACAGGGTTTTTGGCGTATATCCCCAGTTGGTACCGTTACATATAAGAGTCGCACCTTGTGGATAAGAATCGAATGTGACCGGATATTTGGTTGCGCACCCCACAGAAGCCAACACAGTCACAATCAAACCCGCCAGCCTTGCCCCGGATCTCATCATCTCAGTTCTCACTGCTCTCAGTCCTCATCAGTTCTCACAACATGCCGTGGGTCAATCCGAGGCACTTGCGGCCCCGAATCGGGAAAGCTCCTTGCCGCCCAACGCCAACAGCACGCGCGGCTGCGGAATGGAGGCGAAGCCGCAATGTAGTAGACGTCGCCGTGCCTGTGATTGTTAGGAAATGCCGATGGTCCCGACATTACGTCAGATCCTGATAAGGGTTATAGGCTACTTCCCAGTAATGACCCTCCGGATCTTGAAAGTAACCGGAGTAACCGCCCCAGAAAACCTCCACCGCTGGTTTGATAAGTTGGGCACCTGCGGATACAGCCTGACTAAGAACAGCATCAACTCCTGACTTGCTTGCTACATTATGGGCCAATGTAATGCCGGAGAAGCCAGCCTGAGTGGAAATGGCTAACCCGATGTCCTTGGCTAACTCTTCCCGCGGGTAAAGTGCTAACCAGGTTCCCTCCAGGCTGAAAAAGGATATATTGCCACCTTCAAAGTCGTGCTTTGGCAGACCGAGCCCCTCGCCATAAAAACGGGTGGCCCTCTCCAGATTCTCCACACCAAGCGTGATGATGCTGATCTTCGGTTTCATGATTTCCTTCCTAACGCTTGAGTTAAGCCGCGCCGCGAAGCGGCGTCGGCTTGAACGAATTGTTAGACATTATTTGCCGACTACCTTGGTGATCTCGCCTTTCACGTAGTGAACAAATTCTTCCAACTGATCTGCGCGGGAGGCCAAGCGATCTTCTTCTTGTCCAAGATAAGCCTGTCTAGCTTCAAGTATGACGGGCTGATACTGGGCCGGCAGGCGCTCCATTGCCCAGTCGGCAGCGACATCCTTCGGCGCGATTTTGCCGGTTACTGCGCTGTACCAAATGCGGGACAACGTAAGCACTACATTTCGCTCATCGCCAGCCCAGTCGGGCGGCGAGTTCCATAGCGTTAAGGTTTCATTTAGCGCCTCAAATAGATCCTGTTCAGGAACCGGATCAAAGAGTTCCTCCGCCGCTGGACCTACCAAGGCAACGCTATGTTCTCTTGCTTTTGTCAGCAAGATAGCCAGATCAATGTCGATCGTGGCTGGCTCGAAGATACCTGCAAGAATGTCATTGCGCTGCCATTCTCCAAATTGCAGTTCGCGCTTAGCTGGATAACGCCACGGAATGATGTCGTCGTGCACAACAATGGTGACTTCTACAGCGCGGAGAATCTCGCTCTCTCCAGGGGAAGCCGAAGTTTCCAAAAGGTCGTTGATCAAAGCTCGCCGCGTTGTTTCATCAAGCCTTACGGTCACCGTAACCAGCAAATCAATATCACTGTGTGGCTTCAGGCCGCCATCCACTGCGGAGCCGTACAAATGTACGGCCAGCAACGTCGGTTCGAGATGGCGCTCGATGACGCCAACTACCTCTGATAGTTGAGTCGATACTTCGGCGATCACCGCTTCCCTCATGATGTTTAACGCTTCAATCAGCCGACGCTTTAGCGGTCGGCTGCATTGATTTGTTAGGCGGTAGTGCTCGAATGGATATAAGAATGTCCCGCGCTATAGCCTCTCTTTTATACAGATCCTCCCATCTATTGGGAGTGTCTATATTCAATGCAAAGAAAACAGGGCCAGCGGACCACTCGACCCAACCGACCCACCAGCCGTGACGGCCTTCCCATCCAGTTTTCGCACGTAATATCCAGTCTTTCTCAGCTTCAACTATCATAACATCCTTCAAAAGACGTTGATGTTCTAGCTCAAACGGAAGATCATTTTGATATAGCTTTTTTAAAAAAACCACCTGCTCTTCAGCAGAGATAGCAAGCTTTCCATCGACCCAATAAGCACCGCCCTTGGTACTAGGGTCCATATTTCCGTAGCTGATTCTACTTAGGTAGGACCGTGCTTTCTCCTCACCGATCGCCTTAGCAAATTTTTCATACACCCAGAGTGCAGAATGTCGCATAGCCGAGCGCAAGTTCTGATCTTGATTGTGCGGCGCATAACCTCTTTTCACTCCGTCCCAAGGAAATACCTGAAACTCGTCTTTAACTACTCCTGCATCTAAAGCAAAAAGAGTATGCGGAACTTTGAACGTGGAAGCTGGAGAATAGCGCTTCCCAGCGCGCGTTCTGTCATAAACACTAACCTTTTCGGCTGAAGCGCGACTATCAACGATTAGAATCGTTCCTGTCGCTTCATGTTTGTCAAAGAATTCCTTCCATTCAGGCCTATCGAGTATTTTATCCTGAGCGAAAATTTCAGGAATAAAAAATATGGAAAGCAAAAAGAAAATGAAGTATCTAGTATGCACCTTGCCTCCTTGGACGCCTAACAGTTGTATTATGTAGCATGCTTGATATTCCACTTGAACGCGCACGCGCGTTCAACAATATTATGCTACGCGCCCACCCCCTCTCATCCTATTGAAATTCCTATATATTAAGTATAGCTCGGCAGTATAGCACCAATCATCGTGCATGCTGCATATCCCCAATGAATGTGCCTGCTGCCTTTGCCCCCATAGCCGCTTTGGGTCGAAAACGGACGTCACTTAACAATCTCCGTCACCTTACTGGCATCGAAAGCCAGCCGTCCGGCGATCGCCTGCATCTCGACGATCGGCCACTCATAGCTCCAAGCTACATCGGCAATATCGGGCAGCGAGAAATAGGTGCTATCGCCCTTGAACGGGCAATGGGTCACGGTGGCAGATACTGAAAGCTTCGCCATATCCACGTCCCCTTTGGGTACATATTGACGGTGTGGATATCCGTATTCGCGCAGCTCGATGGCGTTGCGGGTATCGGCGATCAGGTTGTCACCAGCAAGGATGCGCACCCGCCGGGAGTGCGGATGCAGGGTAATACGGGGGTCGGCGGTGTGATCGGCCATCGGCAGCTCCCTTGCGAACCGGCTGATCTATCAGCCTAGAACGAGGGCCTCAGAATGTCACCGCCTGGTGACAAATTTGATTTGGCCTTTGATCTGCGTCTATCTTCCGCGAACCGTCCGCTCAGCACCAGCCGGACCATCGTGATTGGCACCAACGCCCCTGCCCGCCATGATGGTGGCTTTATTGGGCTGCGGGAGACTCTCGGGATGAGCAATACACCACGCACACCGGCGCCGCTGACGGAATTAGGCGGCCGGTCGATCCTCTTCGTGATGGCGGCTGAGCCTGAATACGGCCCGCATCTTCGGGAGCGCTTCACGCCCTTCATGACCGGCGTGGGGCCGGTCGAGGCGGCGGTGGAACTCACCGCGGCGCTGGCGGGGCTGGAGGCGCGCGGGCGGCTGCCGGACCTGGTGGTGTCGCTGGGCTCGGCGGGCAGCCGGGCGCTGGAGCAGACCGAGGTCTACCAGGCGACCTCGGTGGCCTACCGCGACATGGACGCCACCCCGCTTGGCTTCGCGACGGGCGTCACGCCCTTCCTCGACCTGCCGGCCACCCTGCCCCTGCCGCTGCGCATTCCCGGGATTCACGAGGCGACGCTCTCCACCGGAGCCGATATCGTCTCCGGCGCGGCCTATGACGCCATCACCGCCGACATGGTGGACATGGAGAGCTACGCCGGCCTGCGCGCCTGCACGCGCTTTGCGGTGCCGCTGGTGGTGCTGCGCGGCATCTCCGACGGCAAGGCGGAGCTGAACCATATCGACGACTGGACGGAATACCTTCACATCATCGACGAGAAGCTGGCCGGCGCCGTGGACCGCCTCGAGGCGGCGATCCGGGAGGGGCTGCTGACGCGCTGAGGCGCCGGGCCCGGGGTGGCGTTCAGTGCCGTCCGGGCGCCGAGCTTCTAGGCTGGGGAGGAGGATTCGCACCGCCAAAGGAGAGTAGAAATGTCCGCCACCCGCAGGACCTCCCCCGCCCTGGAGCGGGTCCACCTGGTGTGGGACCTGCTCATCATCGTGCTGGTGATCGCCAACCTGGCCCTGCTGCTGTTCGACAGCCTCTACTTGCTGCCGCCGCTGAACGCCGCCTTCGAGGCCGTGGCCCCGGGCCTGCACGGCGCCTACGAGCAGCATATCCACGCCAACTTCCTCGCCATCGACCTGGCATTCGTGTCGATCTTCCTGTTCGACGTGCTGCTGGGCTGGGCGGTGGCCATCGCCGAGCGCCACTACCATCGCTGGTTCTTCTACCCCTTCGTGCACTGGTACGACGTGCTCGGCTGCATCCCGCTTAGTGGCTTTCGGCTGCTGCGCATCCTGCGCGTCATCTCGCTGCTGCACCGCCTGCAGCGCATGGGGCTGATCGACGTGCGCCGCTGGTATCTCTACTCCGTGGTCGCCAAGTACTACGACATCCTGCTCGAGGAGCTCACCGACCGCATCGCCCTGCGCATGCTCGACAACGTGCAGCGGGAGATCCGCCAGAGCGACGGGTTCTCCGCCCCGCTGATGGAGCGGGTGGTCCGGCCCCGCAAGCAGGCGCTGATCCACGAGATCGGCCAGCGGCTGGAGGCCATGGCGGGCGACACCTATGCCCACAACCGCGCCGACACCCTGCGCTACGTGCGCGGGCTGGTCGGCCGTACCCTGGCGGAGAGCCCGGAGCTCAAGCGCCTCGGGCGCCTGCCGCTGGGCGGCCAGCTGACCCGGGGGCTCGAGGCTTCGCTCTCCGACCTGGCCTGCCGCCTGGTTGACGAGGCCCTGGCGGGCCTCAAGTCGGCGGAGTTCTCCGCCCTGGTGGAGCACCTGGCCGAGAGCGGCTTCGATGCCTGGCTGCGCACCGACCCGCAGACCGAGCGGATCACCGAGCAGGTGCTGGTGGACATGCTGGAGCTGCTCAAGGAGCAGATCGCGGTCAAGGGCTGGCAGCACCGCTATCAGTAAGCCGTAGGCCCGCCGGCGGTCACTCCATGAAAAAGCCGCCATGGTCGGGAAGGCCATGGCGGCATGAGGTCGGCCGCGCGCCGGTGCCTGCTGCGCCTTGTCATGCAGGCTCATCTGATGGGCCGACCCAAAACAATGGATTATGCGCTATTTCCCACAGATAACCGTCTGGATCG
The Halomonas sp. H10-9-1 DNA segment above includes these coding regions:
- a CDS encoding macro domain-containing protein codes for the protein MLEFVKGDFFDFDADIRINTVNCVGVMGAGVALAFKKKYPEMFKEYARQCKEKEIAPGKPTVWKQGDMFSKGIEIINFPTKNHWRNPSEYEYVEDGLIWLSNYLKNKEGLTITLPALGCGHGGLDWGEVKRLILKYLEKTSNNILVFEPEASKKAGKNLSITPEKISELKNLGVRLVRKNEKHYPIGLTRYTEKDLWVLGNLTTEFDIAIISGTKPSEEEKSVVNELINYCEVNNHSVLFGGSAFDKRMALVAMKKGVKTGVFLPSGIYYSANKMRDKEEDGNISILSIGDPFSEFDKREYMPSVLSRIFICKSVFFTTDRLKWIEKQRNIILKNKIHSYFVKYEELQDDDYLAAISINSEPVKVVGCDFSTEIKP
- a CDS encoding DarT ssDNA thymidine ADP-ribosyltransferase family protein — translated: MSIPQGLKGRYAYHFTLIDNLESIIDSGLLCTNLKNARGVSHENIAEQGIQGRRSIMPVLCSGGKFVHDYVPFYFSKKTSMQLGVINKKNVDQPLLLYFAVPIEILEQRAGVVFSDASANTDAPPRFYNLSSANMLDSLNWSAIDDKKWGCPTDEYRHQKMAELLIPDSVDISEVSYIVVWNEWIKGEVEKIFLAKGIQPPRIQFDTDHYYINFYEGGKKSIITGPRFLKSQVEQTISEICESACSHKKYGSIRASLDAIAINFSSIKELDDIDGLRASYGPHTDDVGTHSRKVAEGLNQLLEYNELSEEDKEIVLLSAYLHDIGKGPKSRWGIDGMNRADNDHAVKSLPMLKRILTEDIGGLSEESIRKIVILVTYDDLIGDIVARGRDEKQLADVIENENDLNMLIALAKADMNSINMFWVISHGQSIEALKSRMLHVLGCNSPC
- a CDS encoding VOC family protein translates to MKPKISIITLGVENLERATRFYGEGLGLPKHDFEGGNISFFSLEGTWLALYPREELAKDIGLAISTQAGFSGITLAHNVASKSGVDAVLSQAVSAGAQLIKPAVEVFWGGYSGYFQDPEGHYWEVAYNPYQDLT
- the blaOXA gene encoding class D beta-lactamase produces the protein MLDRPEWKEFFDKHEATGTILIVDSRASAEKVSVYDRTRAGKRYSPASTFKVPHTLFALDAGVVKDEFQVFPWDGVKRGYAPHNQDQNLRSAMRHSALWVYEKFAKAIGEEKARSYLSRISYGNMDPSTKGGAYWVDGKLAISAEEQVVFLKKLYQNDLPFELEHQRLLKDVMIVEAEKDWILRAKTGWEGRHGWWVGWVEWSAGPVFFALNIDTPNRWEDLYKREAIARDILISIRALPPNKSMQPTAKASAD
- a CDS encoding DUF427 domain-containing protein — encoded protein: MADHTADPRITLHPHSRRVRILAGDNLIADTRNAIELREYGYPHRQYVPKGDVDMAKLSVSATVTHCPFKGDSTYFSLPDIADVAWSYEWPIVEMQAIAGRLAFDASKVTEIVK
- a CDS encoding 5'-methylthioadenosine/S-adenosylhomocysteine nucleosidase (Enables the cleavage of the glycosidic bond in both 5'-methylthioadenosine and S-adenosylhomocysteine), which translates into the protein MSNTPRTPAPLTELGGRSILFVMAAEPEYGPHLRERFTPFMTGVGPVEAAVELTAALAGLEARGRLPDLVVSLGSAGSRALEQTEVYQATSVAYRDMDATPLGFATGVTPFLDLPATLPLPLRIPGIHEATLSTGADIVSGAAYDAITADMVDMESYAGLRACTRFAVPLVVLRGISDGKAELNHIDDWTEYLHIIDEKLAGAVDRLEAAIREGLLTR
- a CDS encoding ion transporter, with translation MSATRRTSPALERVHLVWDLLIIVLVIANLALLLFDSLYLLPPLNAAFEAVAPGLHGAYEQHIHANFLAIDLAFVSIFLFDVLLGWAVAIAERHYHRWFFYPFVHWYDVLGCIPLSGFRLLRILRVISLLHRLQRMGLIDVRRWYLYSVVAKYYDILLEELTDRIALRMLDNVQREIRQSDGFSAPLMERVVRPRKQALIHEIGQRLEAMAGDTYAHNRADTLRYVRGLVGRTLAESPELKRLGRLPLGGQLTRGLEASLSDLACRLVDEALAGLKSAEFSALVEHLAESGFDAWLRTDPQTERITEQVLVDMLELLKEQIAVKGWQHRYQ